One Oryzias melastigma strain HK-1 unplaced genomic scaffold, ASM292280v2 sc00446, whole genome shotgun sequence genomic window carries:
- the LOC112138273 gene encoding protein turtle-like: MEAASVLFFIVGVTVSPSRSQFFKGESVILNCEDDSSAGWTLRRNTTEETRSQCGSTWGSGDGLSCEIGYMYEEESGVYWCESRGGGASSMVVNISVSGGSVILQSPVLPVMEGHNLTLSCQSKTPPSNPSADFYKDGSLIRTEPTGHMTLQHVSRSDEGLYKCHIRDHGESPSSWISVSGTPITSTNLSVSVPGSASPPASDPSPTTTFNQQVFRVVCHLVVICPYCIATLLMVSIYRQKVSSN, from the exons ttggtgtgactgtgagtcCCAGCAGATCTCAGTTCTTTAAAGGAGAATCAGTGATTCTGAACTGTGAGGACGACAGCTCTGCAGGATGGACTCTGAGGAGGAACACCACAGAAGAAACCAGGAGTCAGTGTGGATCTACATGGGGATCAGGAGATGGTTTGTCCTGTGAGATTGGCTACATGTATGAAGAAGAAAGTGGTGTTTACTGGTGTGAgtccagagggggaggagccagcagCATGGTGGTTAACATCAGTGTCTCTG GTGGATCAGTGATCCTGCAGAGTCCTGTCCTCCCTGTGATGGAGGGTCATAACCTCACTctgagctgtcaatcaaagaccCCTCCCTCCAACCCCTCAGCTGATTTCTATAAAGATGGCTCCCTCATCAGGACTGAGCctacaggtcacatgaccctccAGCATGTTTCCAGGTCTGATGAAGGTCTCTACAAGTGTCACATCAGGGATCATGGAGAGTCTCCATCCAGCTGGATCTCTGTCTCAG GGACTCCCATCACCAGCACCAATCTTTCTGTTTCAGTTCCAGGTTCAGCCTCGCCCCCTGCGTCTGACCCGTCCCCCACCACGACTTTCAACCAGCAGGTGTTTAGGGTTGTGTGCCACCTGGTGGTGATCTGTCCGTACTGTATCGCTACTCTCCTGATGGTTTCTATTTACCGACAAAAGGTTTCCAGTAACTGA